The following proteins are encoded in a genomic region of Fusarium keratoplasticum isolate Fu6.1 chromosome 9, whole genome shotgun sequence:
- a CDS encoding PWI domain-containing protein has protein sequence MAYNPYGNNPYGAPPAYGGYPGSHNAPPGMAPPPGLGPPPGMSSAPGMAPPGVQQSSATQANRPSGLPPNFQAPANMPNINFNAPVIRLGTSAGKPGTPTAGGRGDMPGPGAGGRPGLGMERGADQGRGAREAPQVLVPPTNEEKLRTIFIHQIPDGVGGDQGMERLLGAVGKLRKWDSAASVTDDHKGVKFGFALFEDPWSLSTAIKLLHENEVEVPVKRQQATAEALKDDSYEGIEKVKLQVAVDESSLKYIESYEESQDGSLGTEKLEAAKAALKEVIHDMFYPNSNTSSESQDITMGNTESGDNVEVVNIPLAQDDELADIPAEMREVVAQEIAAFRERSNQRDLERLRREEEMEEMERRRNGPSRPSRLDSPPASANNIPLGPRGSIPNAPSGPKGQNGQGRIAFVNGGISNTDLSINQEDEDTDASDAELNRRQQSKKQAEEEKAYLEAERKWSNRERSRQAAIERERERERQDAESLERRKEEQLEREKSWDDEKEASRKAHSYYRDHSGWARKRSGDRADEEGRDEADRRAEHDEQRREKVEMERARGMADSFLDKQAEEMEQRQAPSVAAPQPFKLSLGAAAQKAQASRAAPQRRTIAEVEGLLDDEEGDESTKRQLIPIQFEPTSATASMTEEEISQAVRALAQEIPSDKEGLWSWEVKWDYMDEGIVRDKLRPFVEKKIVEYLGVQEEMLVEAVEEHLRAHGTATALVEELEGALDDEAEDLVKKLWRMVIFFTESEKRGLPG, from the exons ATGGCTTACAATCCGTACGGAA ATAACCCCTATGGCGCGCCTCCTGCCTATGGAGGATATCCCGGATCTCACAATGCCCCCCCAGGCATGGCCCCTCCACCTGGTCTAG GACCTCCTCCAGGCATGTCTTCTGCTCCGGGAATGGCACCTCCGGGTGTCCAGCAGTCTAGCGCCACGCAAGCTAATCGTCCAAGCGGCCTCCCGCCCAACTTCCAAGCGCCGGCCAACATGCCCAACATTAACTTCAACGCCCCCGTGATTCGACTCGGTACATCGGCCGGCAAGCCTGGCACGCCGACAGCGGGCGGCAGAGGCGACATGCCCGGTCCTGGTGCTGGTGGGCGACCCGGCTTGGGGATGGAAAGGGGGGCTGACCAGGGCCGAGGAGCGAGGGAGGCGCCGCAGGTGCTTGTGCCCCCGACGAACGAGGAGAAGCTACGGACGATCTTTATACATCAGATTCCCGACGGTGTAGGCGGTGATCAGGGTATGGAGCGGTTGCTTGGGGCTGTTGGAAAGCTGCGCAAGTGGGATTCTGCGGCTAGCGTGACGGATGACCACAAGGGCGTCAAGTTTGGATTCGCCTTGTTCGAGGACCCTTGGTCGCTTTCGACTGCGATCAAGCTTCTGCACGAGAACGAGGTGGAGGTCCCTGTGAAGCGACAGCAGGCGACAGCAGAAGCTCTCAAGGATGACTCTTACGAGGGCATTGAGAAGGTTAAGCTTCAGGTGGCTGTCGACGAGAGCTCTCTCAAGTATATCGAATCATACGAGGAGAGTCAAGATGGTTCTCTCGGAACAGAGAAGCTAGAGGCAGCTAAGGCGGCACTCAAAGAGGTCATCCACGACATGTTTTACCCCAACAGCAACACATCGAGCGAATCCCAGGACATCACGATGGGCAACACCGAGTCTGGCGACAACGTTGAAGTCGTAAATATCCCTCTCGCGCAGGACGATGAGCTTGCGGACATTCCGGCTGAGATGCGAGAAGTCGTGGCTCAGGAGATTGCGGCATTCCGCGAGCGTAGTAATCAGCGGGATCTGGAGCGTctgagaagagaggaggagatggaggagatggagagacgACGAAACggaccttctcggccatctcgACTTGACTCGCCACCTGCGAGCGCCAACAACATTCCCCTTGGTCCTCGTGGAAGCATCCCGAATGCACCTTCAGGGCCCAAGGGACAGAACGGACAGGGTCGCATTGCTTTTGTCAATGGTGGCATCTCCAACACAGACCTGTCGATCAACCAGGAAGACGAGGATACAGACGCTAGTGACGCAGAGCTGAATCGCCGTCAAcagtccaagaagcaggccgaAGAGGAAAAGGCATACCTCGAAGCCGAGCGGAAGTGGAGCAACCGAGAACGATCGAGACAAGCAGCAATAGaacgagagcgagagcgCGAACGCCAGGACGCTGAGTCTCTGGAACGGAGAAaggaggagcagcttgaGAGGGAGAAGTCCTGggacgatgagaaggaggcaAGCCGTAAGGCGCACTCTTACTACCGAGATCACAGTGGATGGGCCCGTAAGAGGTCAGGCGATCgagcagatgaggagggaCGAGATGAAGCGGACAGGAGAGCAGAGCATGATGAGCAACGTCGTgagaaggtcgagatggagagagcaCGTGGCATGGCAGATTCATTCCTCGAcaagcaggccgaggagatggagcagCGACAAGCTCCCTCGGTGGCAGCACCTCAGCCGTTCAAGCTGTCCCTTGGTGCCGCAGCTCAGAAGGCTCAGGCATCCAGGGCGGCTCCTCAACGGCgcaccatcgccgaggtgGAGGGTCTTttggacgacgaggagggtgaCGAGTCGACTAAGCGACAGCTGATCCCGATCCAGTTCGAACCCACGTCCGCGACAGCTTCAatgacggaggaggagatctcGCAGGCTGTTCGGGCTCTTGCGCAGGAGATTCCCTCGGATAAGGAAGGCCTGTGGAGCTGGGAGGTCAAGTGGGATTACATGGACGAGGGCATCGTGCGGGATAAGCTCCGGCCGTttgtggagaagaagattgtcgAGTATCTTGGCGTGCAGGAGGAGATGCTCGTCGAGGCTGTGGAGGAGCATCTCCGAGCTCACGGGACTGCGACGGCATTGGTGGAGGAACTGGAGGGA GCACTCGACGATGAGGCAGAGGATCTTGTCAAGAAGCTCTGGCGCATGGTCATCTTCTTTACTGAGAGCGAGAAGCGAGGACTGCCAGGATGA
- a CDS encoding PKS-ER domain-containing protein, which translates to MTESQAWVFSQRGLPWDVLNLTTRPIPTLPPPLPLPSDVPKPEEWILVKVAFVGLNPGAIFQMTLVPPFIRQASCVPEMDFSGTVIDVWHPDENAREANKRFKKGDKILAMLPASHTIPTGTGALAQHVRIPARYAVHKPEHVSFGDGAGCLLPGLTARQLVNESGAKAGDRVLVNAASGGIGTNVVQMLRKVVGKEGCIVGICSGKNAEMVKSIGADEVIDYTQHNDLPGHLTTRFSSNPFNTIIDTLGHQSLYLASPAYLVPEGNYSSVGIKPPTFFVPDFLRAVLQMKLNEWWPVSRWLGGVGRRWLGTSMMSPTLEDRQAVVDMLGRGDIRLVRDSVWSFAETKEAYRKLGGLHARGKVLVKVDEQIGDDEC; encoded by the exons ATGACAGAGTCACAAGCCTGGGTCTTTTCCCAGCGTGGCCTTCCCTGGGACGTTCTGAATCTCACAACTCGCCCGATCCCGACCCTACCACCACCTCTCCCACTTCCCAGCGACGTTCCGAAGCCAGAAGAATGGATTCTCGTCAAGGTTGCATTTGTTGGTCTCAACCCCGGCGCGATCTTCCAAATGACTCTCGTCCCGCCTTTTATCCGACAAGCTTCCTGTGTGCCCGAGATGGACTTTTCCGGTACCGTGATCGATGTTTGGCATCCCGATGAAAACGCGAGAGAGGCAAACAAGCGGTTCAAGAAAGGTGACAAGATCCTCGCCATGCTACCGGCTAGTCACACCATTCCCACAGGCACTGGTGCTCTGGCTCAGCACGTCCGTATTCCGGCTAGGTACGCCGTCCACAAGCCCGAGCATGTGAGCTTTGGCGACGGGGCAGGATGTTTGCTACCTGGCTTGACAGCGCGACAGCTGGTGAATGAGTCTGGCGCCAAGGCTGGAGACAGAGTGTTGGTGAACGCGGCCAGTGGAGGAATTGGAACGAATGTCGTGCAAATGCTTCGAAAGGTTGTTGGAAAGGAGGGATGCATCGTGGGTATCTGTAGTGGAAAGAATGCTGAGATGGTCAAGAGTATTGGAGCCGATGAG GTCATCGACTACACTCAACACAACGATCTTCCTGGACATCTCACGACTCGCTTTTCCTCCAACcccttcaacaccatcatcgacaccCTCGGTCACCAGTCACTATACCTTGCATCTCCCGCCTACCTCGTTCCCGAAGGAAACTACTCTTCCGTCGGCATCAAACCGCCAACCTTCTTCGTCCCCGACTTTCTCCGCGCAGTACTCCAAATGAAGCTCAACGAATGGTGGCCAGTCTCGCGATGGCTCGGCGGCGTCGGACGACGATGGTTGGGCACATCGATGATGAGCCCTACCCTTGAGGATCGTCAGGCCGTAGTCGATATGCTTGGGCGAGGCGACATTCGACTGGTGAGGGATAGTGTGTGGTCATTCGCAGAGACAAAGGAGGCGTATAGGAAGCTTGGTGGACTTCATGCCAGAGGCAAGGTGTTGGTCAAGGTGGACGAGCAAattggagatgatgagtgTTGA
- a CDS encoding Pyruvate carboxyltransferase domain-containing protein: MPMLKEPWKKYKPFPRMNLPDRQWPSKSIEKAPRWLETSLRDGNQSNPDPMNGEEKWRFFKMLCDIGFKEIEVSFPSASQTDFDFTRRLVETPGAIPDDVAIQVLSPCRPDLIKRTVEAVSGAKNAIIHIYLATSECFRRIVFNHSEEDTLELAVRCAKVVRSLTKDDPAQSGTNWQFEFSPECFSDTSPEFAVKVCNAVREAWGPTVETPMIVNLPATVENASCNVFADQVEFFCRNISERQTVCVSVHNHNDRGTAAAAAELAQMAGADRVEGCLFGNGERTGNVDLVTLALNLYTQGVPPNLDFSNLTQIIDLVEDCNKIPVHPRAPYAGSLVVCAFSGSHQDAIKKASRIDSSILNPFDHLLIRLQGMQIRSREGKSYEDYWEVPYLPLDPEDVGRTYEAIIRVNSQSGKGGAAWIILRKLSLDIPRGLQVAFSSVVQKHADGLGRELRPEEITDLFETTYFLNENPRFSLVDYSITPDRSQSPAPPAPGKTQETKNLNRVFEGVVSVDGREIKLRGRGNGPISSMANALKDVGVDLDVNDYKEHAIGEGRGVKAASYIECKIGNTKQTVWGVGIHEDVVQSSLIALLSAASNFITSRPGSPVLKPIASRPKTLDPSSANGAPTEPAQETPSVISILEEKANGM; the protein is encoded by the exons ATGCCTAT GCTCAAGGAACCATGGAAGAAATACAAGCCCTTCCCTCGCATGAACCTTCCCGATCGCCAATGGCCCTCGAAGTCGATTGAGAAAGCCCCTCGATGGCTGGAGACTAGTCTCCGAGACGGAAACCAGAGCAACCCAGACCCAATG AATGGAGAGGAGAAATGGAGATTCTTCAAGATGCTCTGCGATATTGGATTCAAGGAAATCGAGGTTTCCTTcccttctgcttctcaaaCCGACTTCGACTTCACAAGACGCCTGGTCGAGACACCTGGAGCTATCCCCGACGATGTTGCGATCCAAGTGCTGTCACCATGCCGACCCGACCTGATCAAGCGCACAGTCGAGGCCGTCTCTGGCGCCAAGAACGCCATTATTCACATCTATCTCGCCACCAGCGAGTGCTTCCGGAGAATCGTCTTCAACCACTCCGAGGAGGACACTCTGGAACTCGCCGTGCGTTGTGCCAAGGTTGTCAGGTCCCTGACAAAGGACGATCCCGCTCAATCAGGCACAAACTGGCAGTTTGAGTTCAGCCCTGAGTGCTTTTCCGATACCTCACCTGAGtttgctgtcaaggtctGCAATGCTGTTCGGGAGGCCTGGGGACCCACGGTCGAGACACCCATGATTGTCAACCTGCCGGCAACAGTCGAGAACGCGTCTTGCAATGTTTTTGCCGATCAAGTCGAGTTCTTCTGCAGAAATATCTCTGAGCGTCAGACGGTTTGCGTCAGTGTCCACAACCACAACGATAGGGGTACcgcagcagcggcagcagagTTGGCCCAGATGGCCGGAGCTGACCGTGTAGAGGGATGCCTCTTTGGAAACGGCGAGCGTACTGGAAACGTCGACCTGGTTACGCTGGCGCTGAATCTGTATACCCAAGGAGTCCCCCCCAACTTGGACTTTTCCAACTTGACCCAGATCATCGACCTGGTTGAGGACTGTAACAAGATCCCCGTTCACCCTCGCGCTCCCTACGCCGGCTCTCTAGTAGTTTGCGCCTTCAGTGGCTCACATCAAGATGCTATCAAAAA GGCAAGCAGAATCGACTCCTCAATCCTCAATCCATTTGACCACTTACTGATACGTTTACAGGGCATGCAAATCCGTTCGCGCGAAGGAAAGTCATACGAGGACTACTGGGAAGTGCCTTATCTACCCCTGGATCCCGAGGACGTTGGGCGTACCTATGAGGCCATCATCCGTGTCAACTCCCAGAGCGGCAAGGGCGGCGCTGCCTGGATCATCCTGCGGAAACTTTCCCTGGACATCCCTCGAGGTCTGCAGGTTGCGTTTTCTAGCGTTGTCCAGAAACATGCCGATGGTCTTGGCCGTGAGCTTCGACCCGAGGAAATCACAGACCTTTTCGAGACAACCTACTTCCTTAACGAGAACCCTCGATTCAGCCTGGTCGATTACTCGATTACCCCTGACCGTTCACAATCTCCCGCGCCGCCTGCGCCGGGCAAGACACAGGAAACCAAGAACCTGAACCGGGTTTTTGAGGGTGTGGTATCAGTTGATGGTAGGGAGATTAAGCTCCGCGGACGCGGCAATGGACCCATCTCCAGCATGGCGAATGCTCTTAAGGACGTTGGCGTCGACTTGGATGTCAATGACTACAAGGAGCATGCCATTGGTGAGGGTCGTGGCGTCAAGGCTGCCTCTTACATTGAGTGCAAGATTGGAAACACCAAGCAGACAGTGTGGGGAGTTGGTATCCACGAGGATGTGGTTCAGAGTTCTCTGATTGCTCTGCTGAGCGCCGCCAGCAAC TTCATCACCAGCAGACCTGGAAGCCCCGTTCTGAAGCCTATTGCATCTCGTCCCAAGACTCTGGACCCCAGCAGCGCCAACGGCGCGCCCACAGAGCCTGCTCAGGAGACTCCCAGTGTGATCTCcatcttggaggagaaggcgaACGGCATGTAA